Proteins co-encoded in one Brassica rapa cultivar Chiifu-401-42 chromosome A02, CAAS_Brap_v3.01, whole genome shotgun sequence genomic window:
- the LOC103853566 gene encoding uncharacterized protein LOC103853566 — MVMGSSKGRVKAWFNKKITDPLLQILRRGTEPKQLAFSAALGITLGIFPICGVPVFLCGVAIAFLGSACHAPTVMLANIIATPVELALVVPFLRLGEKVTGGPHFPLTSDALKKVFTGQASQEVFLSIGNALLGWLVATPFFFIALYVVLMPCFKILVRKFGAVASTPKTPTSIDIELNPKPRFA, encoded by the exons ATGGTGATGGGTTCATCGAAAGGTAGAGTGAAAGCATGGTTCAATAAGAAAATCACCGATCCTCTTCTCCAGATCTTGCGTAG AGGTACTGAGCCTAAGCAACTTGCTTTCTCCGCAGCACTCGGCATTACCTTGGGAATATTTCCAATTTGCG GTGTTCCTGTGTTTCTATGTGGAGTAGCTATTGCATTTCTTGGATCTGCTTGTCATGCTCCAACCGTCATGTTGGCTAACATCATTGCCACTCCAGTAGAACTAGC TCTGGTGGTGCCTTTCCTACGACTTGGTGAAAAAGTCACCGGTGGTCCTCATTTTCCTTTGACATCAGATGCCCTTAAGAAGGTTTTCACTGGCCAAGCCTCCCAGGAAGTCTTTTTAAGCATTGGTAATGCG TTACTAGGGTGGCTTGTAGCAACTCCATTTTTCTTTATTGCGCTATACGTTGTGTTGATGCCATGTTTCAAAATCCTGGTCCGTAAGTTTGGCGCCGTTGCTTCAACCCCAAAGACACCTACAAGTATTGACATAGAGCTCAATCCAAAGCCAAGATTCGCTTGA
- the LOC103853568 gene encoding LOW QUALITY PROTEIN: probable sucrose-phosphate synthase 4 (The sequence of the model RefSeq protein was modified relative to this genomic sequence to represent the inferred CDS: inserted 1 base in 1 codon) — protein MARNEWINSYLEAILDVGTSNKKRFESNSKIVQKLGDMNRKEPQEKVFSPIKYFVEEVVNSFDESDLYKTWIKVIATRNTRERSNRLENICWRIWHLARKKKQIVWDDGIRLSKRRDEREKGRNDAEEDLSELSEGEKEKSDAVTTLEPPRDQMPRIRSEMQIWSEDDKSSRNLYIVLIRQVQVGLYDFICIVKMLTRCLPLXCSMHGLVRGENMELGRDSDTGGQVKYVVELARALANTEGVHRVDLLTRQISSPEVDSSYGEPVEMLSCPPEGSGSCGSYIIRIPCGSRDKYIPKESLWPHIHEFVDGALNHIVDIARSLGEQVNGGKPIWPYVIHGHYADAGEVAAHLAGTLNVPMVLTGHSLGRNKFEQLLKQGRITREDINKTYKIMRRIEAEELSLDAAEMVVTSTRQEIEAQWGLYDGFDIKLERKLRVRRRRGVSCFGRYMPRMVVIPPGMDFSYVLTQDSQDADADLKSLIGPDRNQIKKPVPPIWSEIMRFFTNPHKPTILALSRPDPKKNVTTLLKAFGECQPLRELANLTLILGNRDDIEEMSNSSSVVLMSVLKLIDQYDLYGQVAYPKHHKQSEVPDIYRLAAKTKGVFINPALVEPFGLTLIEAAAYGLPIVATKNGGPVDIVKALNNGLLVDPHDQQAISDALLKLVANKHLWAECRKNGLKNIHRFSWPEHCRNYLSHVEHCRNRHPTSSLDIMKVPEEPISDSLGDVDDISLRFSMDGDFKLNGELDASTRQRKLVNAISQMNSMKGGPSALYSPGRRQMLFVITVDSYDDNGDTKANLEDVIKNVMKTAGLTSGKGKIGFVLATGSSVQEVVEMTKKYLINLEEFDAIVCNSGSEIYYPWRDMEVDADYEAHVEYKWPGESLRSVILRLACTEPETEDDITEYTSACSTRCYAISVKQGVETRRVDDLRQRLRMRGLRCNIVYTHAATRINVIPLCASRLQAVRYLSIRWGIDMTKSVLFVGEKGDTDYEDLLGGLHKTIILKGAVGSDSEKLLRSDENFKREDVVPRDSPNISYVEENGGPPEMLSTLEAYGIK, from the exons ATGGCAAGAAATGAGTGGATCAACAGTTACCTGGAAGCTATTCTTGATGTTGGAACTAGCAACAAAAAGAGGTTTGAGAGCAACTCCAAGATCGTCCAGAAGCTTGGAGATATGAATAGAAAGGAACCTCAAGAGAAGGTGTTTAGTCCCATCAAGTACTTTGTGGAAGAGGTTGTCAACAGCTTCGATGAGTCTGACCTGTATAAAACATGGATTAAG GTGATAGCAACAAGGAACACTCGTGAACGTAGCAACAGGCTTGAGAATATATGCTGGCGTATATGGCATCTTGCACGCAAGAAGAAGCAG ATTGTGTGGGATGATGGGATAAGACTTTCGAAACGAAGAGATGAACGTGAAAAAGGACGCAATGATGCAGAAGAGGATCTTTCCGAGCTTTCTGAAGGAGAGAAGGAGAAGAGTGACGCTGTTACGACTCTCGAGCCACCCCGAGATCAGATGCCTCGTATCCGCTCTGAAATGCAGATTTGGTCTGAAGATGATAAATCTAGTCGAAACCTTTACATTGTCTTAATCAGGCAAGTACAAGTTGGTTTATATGACTTTATTTGTATTGTCAAGATGCTTACCAGGTGCCTGCCTC TCTGCAGTATGCATGGACTAGTGCGCGGAGAAAACATGGAGCTTGGCAGAGACTCAGATACTGGCGGCCAGGTGAAATATGTTGTTGAGCTTGCTCGCGCTTTGGCCAACACGGAAGGGGTCCACAGGGTCGACCTCTTAACACGGCAAATCAGTTCACCAGAGGTTGACTCAAGCTATGGAGAGCCAGTTGAGATGTTATCATGCCCTCCAGAAGGTAGCGGAAGCTGTGGTTCCTACATTATCCGCATCCCCTGCGGTTCTCGAGACAA GTACATACCAAAGGAGTCACTCTGGCCTCATATTCACGAGTTTGTTGATGGGGCGCTTAATCACATAGTGGACATAGCAAGGTCTCTCGGAGAGCAAGTGAATGGAGGGAAGCCAATCTGGCCTTATGTAATCCATGGCCACTATGCAGATGCAGGAGAAGTAGCTGCACATTTGGCAGGAACGTTGAATGTGCCGATGGTGCTAACCGGCCACTCTTTGGGAAGGAACAAGTTTGAGCAGTTGCTTAAACAAGGGAGAATTACGAGAGAGGATATCAACAAAACATACAAGATCATGAGGAGGATTGAAGCTGAAGAGCTGAGCTTAGATGCAGCAGAGATGGTGGTGACAAGCACACGGCAAGAGATTGAGGCGCAGTGGGGACTGTATGACGGGTTTGATATCAAGCTTGAGAGGAAGCTCAGGGTTAGAAGACGGCGTGGCGTCAGCTGCTTTGGTCGATACATGCCCCGAATGGTG GTTATACCACCAGGCATGGATTTCAGTTACGTCTTGACACAAGATTCACAAGATGCTGATGCAGATCTCAAGTCGCTAATTGGCCCTGACCGAAACCAGATTAAAAAGCCTGTACCTCCAATATGGTCTGAG ATAATGCGGTTTTTCACAAATCCTCATAAGCCAACCATACTTGCGCTGTCTCGACCAGACCCCAAGAAAAACGTCACCACATTGCTCAAAGCTTTTGGTGAATGTCAGCCTCTTCGAGAACTAGCCAACTTG ACACTCATACTAGGAAACCGAGATGACATTGAAGAGATGTCTAATAGCAGTTCAGTTGTTCTCATGAGTGTCCTAAAGCTGATAGACCAGTATGACTTGTACGGCCAAGTAGCTTATCCCAAGCATCACAAACAATCTGAAGTTCCAGATATTTATCGTTTAGCAGCCAAAACAAAG GGAGTTTTCATTAATCCAGCTCTGGTAGAGCCGTTTGGTCTCACGCTCATTGAG GCAGCTGCTTATGGTCTGCCCATTGTTGCCACCAAAAATGGCGGGCCTGTTGATATCGTCAAG GCACTAAACAATGGTCTCCTAGTCGACCCACATGATCAACAAGCCATTTCTGATGCCCTTCTAAAGCTCGTAGCTAACAAACATCTCTGGGCTGAGTGCAGAAAGAACGGTCTCAAGAACATCCACCGTTTCTCATGGCCAGAGCACTGCCGTAACTACCTTTCCCATGTTGAACACTGCAGAAACCGACACCCAACCAGTAGTCTCGACATAATGAAAGTTCCAGAAGAGCCTATAAGTGATTCTCTAGGTGATGTCGATGACATATCTTTGAGATTCTCCATGGATGGAGATTTCAAGCTCAATGGGGAACTAGATGCAAGCACTAGACAGAGGAAACTTGTCAACGCCATAAGTCAAATGAATTCTATGAAGGGTGGCCCATCTGCTCTCTACAGCCCTGGCAGAAGGCAGATGCTCTTTGTGATTACTGTTGATTCCTACGATGACAACGGAGACACCAAAGCGAATTTGGAAGATGTCATCAAGAATGTGATGAAAACTGCAGGTTTGACATCGGGCAAAGGAAAAATAGGCTTCGTCCTGGCAACAGGTTCAAGCGTGCAAGAAGTTGTGGAGATGACAAAGAAATACCTTATTAATTTGGAAGAATTTGACGCAATAGTTTGTAACAGCGGAAGTGAGATCTACTATCCATGGAGAGATATGGAGGTTGATGCAGACTATGAAGCTCATGTGGAATACAAATGGCCTGGTGAAAGTCTAAGGTCAGTGATTCTGAGACTAGCTTGTACAGAACCTGAAACAGAAGACGATATCACAGAGTATACAAGCGCATGCAGTACTAGGTGCTATGCAATTTCTGTCAAACAAGGAGTCGAG ACTCGAAGAGTTGATGACCTTAGGCAGAGGCTTCGGATGAGAGGTTTAAGGTGCAACATTGTCTATACACATGCTGCGACAAGGATAAATGTTATACCACTATGTGCATCAAGATTGCAAGCAGTCAG GTACCTTTCGATAAGGTGGGGAATTGACATGACGAAGTCTGTTTTGTTTGTGGGAGAGAAGGGAGACACAGACTATGAAGACTTGCTGGGTGGTCTCCACAAAACCATCATCCTAAAAGGTGCAGTGGGATCTGACAGTGAGAAGCTTCTTCGAAGTGACGAAAACTTCAAAAGAGAAGACGTTGTTCCACGAGACAGCCCTAACATTTCCTATGTCGAAGAGAATGGTGGACCTCCGGAAATGTTATCCACTCTAGAGGCCTATGGGATCAAATAA
- the LOC117131874 gene encoding uncharacterized protein LOC117131874, producing MNAPIHQSEGTSRRSIRSKIPYSADKRLPSIDTSISTSINYHSKPKLSLSTKNMSIDYDFLLPYEFGIFRDQDGYARAMDGRILQVSREDIANIVQLANGIDNLFTQQRSIPDNNPTVPDEYPEATITRIGSHQTCKPVSHASIDEVASTSLDRVTPTLLDKASSPSIDRRYECGRRAYDSYEARKFRWEPKDEYGVFSDKSGHARSTAGHMIHVTKDDIRKILERASLFGEGHICLPEHATSFTPTTLAPEIYTKDEISEMVTGICGTQEKLGEELKTLVDNTYQPLDRVTISFSDVWQS from the coding sequence ATGAATGCTCCCATACACCAATCGGAAGGAACATCCAGGAGAAGCATTCGATCCAAAATCCCTTATTCAGCAGACAAACGtctaccatcgatcgatacctcAATATCAACATCGATCAATTATCATTCTAAACCTAAACTTTCTTTATCTACTAAGAATATGAGTATTGATTACGACTTTCTATTGCCttatgaatttggtattttcagggaccaaGATGGCTATGCAAGAGCtatggatggaaggattctaCAAGTATCTAGAGAGGACATAGCAAATATTGTTCAGTTGGCCAATGGAATAGACAACTTGTTTACGCAACAACGCAGCATCCCAGACAACAATCCAACTGTTCCAGACGAATATCCAGAGGCTACAATAACAAGAATTGGTTCACACCAAACGTGCAAACCTGTTAGCCATGCATCGATCGACGAGGTTGCTTCTACATCgctcgacagggtaacaccaacgttgCTCGATAAAGCATCTtcaccatcgatcgatagaCGGTATGAATGTGGACGTCGCGCTTATGACAGCTATGAAGCCAGAAAGTTCAGATGGGAACCGAAAGACGAATATGGAGTCTTTAGTGACAAGTCTGGACATGCAAGGAGCACAGCTGGTCATATGATTCATGTTACCAAGGATGACATCAGGAAAATTTTGGAGAGAGCATCCCTATTTGGAGAGGGTCACatatgtcttccagaacatgccacttcttTCACACCTACAACACTGGCACCAGAGATCTACACCAAGGATGAAATCAGtgagatggtgactggtatttgtggaaCTCAGGAAAAGCTTGGAGAAGAACTCAAGACATTGGTAGATAACACTTATCAGCCTTTGGACAGAGTTACAAtcagcttttcagatgtatggcagagcTGA